The sequence CAGCTCTGAGTCAAGGGCTGGGAAGCAGACTCCACCACCTGATGGGGATGCTGCAAGGCCGCATTGCAAGGGCATGGACACGGGCAGACAAAGGTCTCTGGCCATATCTGCTAACAGTCCACACGGGCGCCAGCTCAGAAAACAAGAAGCTGGAATTCAACAGGTCGCACGTGGACACCTAAGACAAACACCTGGTTACCTGCAGAATGCGTGATAATCTCCATGACGCCCGGAGAGCATCGTGCTGTCCAGGGCTTCCTGGCAATAGCTCTTAGTGGGATGTAGGCGATCCCTGTGTTCTGTGTAGGGAACCATGCTGGCTGGTGGTCtcaataatgatgataatggccaggcacagtggctcacacctataatcctagtactttgggaggccgagtactttgggaggcggatcacttgaggtcaggagtttgagaccagcctggccaacatggtgaaatccccatctctacgaaaaacacaaaaattagctgggtgttgtgttacacgcccatagtcccagccactcgaactcctgggctcaagcaattcttgatcctcagcctcccaaagtgctgggatgtgagccactgcaccttttTCGATGCTTTACAACAACCTTCATGTAGATTGGTATCGTTacccctattttatagatgaagaaacagaggcacagagaggttaagtaacttgcccaggccgggcgcggtggctcaagcctgtaatcccagcactctgggaggccgaggtgggcggatcacgaggtcaggagatcgagaccatcctggctaacacggtgaaaccccgtctctactaaaaaatacaaaaaactagcctggcaaggtggcgggcgcctgtagtcccagctactcgggaggctgaggcaggagaatggcgtaaacccgggaggcggagcttgcagtgagctgagatccggccactgcactccagcctgggcgacagagcgagactccgtctcaaaaaaaaaaaaaaaaagaatgcaggcATGTGAATTGCACTGAGGGAAGCTGATGAGACGGTGCAGTCCCATAGTGGTCCCCATTGCAATCTGGCCCGAACCCTACCCTGCTCCCCTACCCCTTAGGTTCCACAAGCTGGTGATCGATGACGTCCGCCCAGAGGATGAGGGAGACTACACGTTCGTGCCTGACGGCTACGCCCTGTCGCTTTCGGCCAAGCTCAACTTCCTGGGTGAGGatgccccttcctccttccctggggGCTATAGGATCCACCTTCCCAGACCCAGGGCCCGGGATGTCCCCCTCCAGGATTAAGGTTCCCTGAGTGCGAATGAGGACGACAGCAAGCCTCTGTTCTGCTCATGGCTGGAGTCAGAAGATGGAGGGAGAGCACTGAACTCACCGCCGCCTGCCGCCTGGGAGGAGGGGTGGCTCCTGGGCCTGAACCTGTCCCCAGCACCCCAGTTCCCAGGGAGACTGCCAGACCCCATCACCTCTTCCTCTGGGCTGTGAAGGTGGGGTGAGGGGCCTGCTGGGTTTAGACCTAACCGTCCACTCTTCTTTGTCTTCCAGAAATCAAGGTGGAGTACGTTCCCAAGCAAGGTGAGCACCACGGGCTGCGCTGGGAGAGGGTCCGAGGGAGGAGGGgcggggctgagggaggaggggaatgGCCGAGGGAGGATAGGCGGGGCGAGGGCGGATGGGCAGGGCGCGGGAGGATGGGTGGGGCGAGGAAGGAGGGGCGGGTCTGAGGGGGAGGagtggggctgagggaggaggggcatggcCGAGGGAGGAGGGGCGGGGGGGtgctgagggagggaggaggggcgggGAGCCCACAgacgggggtgggggtggtcagCCGAGAGAGGAGGGACTGGAGTCcaagggaggaggggctgggggcctggatccctgggtctgagggaggaggggctgggggcctggatccctgggtctgagggaggaggggctgggggcctggatccctgggtctgagggaggaggggctgggggcctggatcCCTGGGtatgagggaggaggggctgggggcctggatcCCTGGGtatgagggaggaggggctgggggcctagACTGTAGGGTCTCAGGGAGGAGGGGTTGGGGGCCTGGATCCCTGGGACTCTCTCTGTTGGAACCCAACTTTTCCGAGATCCTCTCCTGCCGACTGGGAAGGCCCAGCGGCCCACCTCCAGGGTCCCCGTATCTCTTCTGTGCCACCAGAACCACCAAAAATCCACTTGGATTGCTCGGGGAAGACCTCAGAGAATGCGATTGTGGTTGTGGCTGGAAACAAGCTGAGGCTGGACGTGTCCATCACAGGGGAGCCCCCTCCCGTCGCCACTTGGCTGAAGGGAGATGAGGTGGGTCGGGGCCGCCCCTCTGTCCTGACTCCCTTTAGGCAAGTCTCTTTccccctgagcctcagtttcatcctctataaaatgagggtGATGATTCCTTCTTCACAGGGTTGTTTTGAAGATTGGAGATTATGTTTGCCCATCACAGGTGTGGGCCTAGTACACGGTGGACTTTCCATCCACTCATCTTTCAGTTAATTAATCAAACGATCGACCAGTTTAGCCTTCCAGCCATCCAGGAACTCATCCGCCCATCCAGCTGATGATGTTTTCATCAACTAATTGGTTAATTCACCCAGCCATCCACTCATCCAGTAAATAATCCGTTTGTCCATTTATCCATCAACCAATccagttatccattcatccagaAACACATCTACCCActtatctatctatgtatctatgtatctatctatctatctatctatctatctatctatctatgtatctatctatctatctatgtatctatgtatgtatgtatgtatctatgtatgtatgtatgtatctatgtatgtatgtatttgcatgtatgtatctatctaatgtacctatctatcatctatctatgtatctatcatctatgtatctatcgtatgtatgtatgtatgtatccatctatctatctatctatctatctatcaaaaATCTATATTTTTGAGAGggggaatctcactctgttacccaggctggagtgcagtggcatggtcttggctcacggcaacctccacctcccaggctcaagtaatcctcccgcctcagcctcttgagtagctgggaccaccatgcctggctaattttttgtatttttgtagggacagggtttcgccatgttgcccaggctggtctcgaactcctgagctcaagcgatccttccactttggcctcccaaagtgttgggattatgggcgtgagccaacatgcccagccatATCTATATATTcctatatccatccatccaacaaatattttaacCTTGCATGTCCCAGGCCCTGGGACAGCTCGATTTTTCATTTCTCCACTGTGCTTCCAttccctcttctgtaaaatggatagACTTGGCTCAATATCCATCCATTCCCTCACTCAGCAAACATCCCCTAAAGTTTCCTTTGCACCAGGTGCTGAGGATGCAACCGTGAGTCGGATGCAGCTCCTGCCCTCCAAGAGCcttcattttacttaaaatttatttatttttaaatttgagacagggtctcactatgttgcccacgctggtcttgaactcctgggcttgagtgatactcctgcttcagcctcccaaagtgctgggattacgggcatgagccaccttgtccCGCTCAGGAGCCTTCACTCTTGTGGAGACGCAAACACCTGCCCAAGCAGCCACGGTCCAGGGTGCTCTGGCTGAGATAAAGGGAGGTTCTAGAAGCTATGAGAACCCAGGGGCTGGAGCCAGCACTTCCAGCTGAGGGTATCCAGGAAGGTTTCCTGGAAGAGGTGTCTTCTGGGTGTGTCCTGAAGGATGAGTAAGAGCTTAGTGTTGCATGCACAGGGACCAGCCTTGCAAAATCTCTGGGACAAGGCAGtctggttttttgggtttttttcttttttatttttttccagatggagtttcgctcttgttgcccaggctggagtgcagtggtgtgatctcggttcaccacaacctctgcctcctgggtttaagcgattctcctgcctcagcctcctgagtagctgggattacaggcatgcaccaccaggcccggctaattttgtatttttagtagagacggggtttcaccatgttggccaggctggttgcaaactcccaacctcagttgatctgcccgcctcggcttcccaaagtgctgggattacaggtgtgagccaccgcacccggcccagtctGGTGTTTTTAACGAAGGACGGCATGTGGAGGAGGGCAGTGGAGCgagtgaggactctgtgtgttGATGGGGAATCACGGGAGGATTCTGAGCAGGGGAGTGGCAGAGGCAGGCCTGGGTTTGCTTGGGGACACGATGGGGTGCAAGGCCATCTTGTGGCTGTGTCCAGGTATTCACGACCACCGAGGGCAGGGTCCGCATCGAGAAGCGGGCAGACTCCAGCAGCTTTGTGATTGAGAGCGCAGAGCGGACAGACGAGGGCCGCTATACCATCAAGGTCACCAACCCCGTCGGCGAGGATGTGGCTTCCATCTTCCTGCGGGTTGTGGGTGAGCAGAGAAAGCCGAGGTGGCCGGGCCAAGGGGTGACTCCCTGAGACCCCGAGGGGCCACCTGACTCTCCTGCCCCCCGCAGATGTCCCAGACCCCCCGGAGGCCGTGCGTATCACCTCGGTTGGAGAGGATTGGGCCATCCTTGTCTGGGAGCCACCTAAGTACGATGGGGGGAAGCCGGTCACCGGTGAGTGCCTCTGTCTTCATGACCTCTGACCTTCCCTCCTTCTGCCTtcgtttttttgctttgttttgttttgtgtttggtttttttttttttttgagacggagtctcactctatcgcccaggttggagtgcagtggctcaatcttggttcactgcaacctctgcctcctgggtacaagcaattctcctgcctcagcctcccaagtaactgggattacaggtgcccatcaccacgcccggctaatttttgtatttttagtagagatggggttttaccatgttggccaggccagtttcgaactcctgacctaaagtgatctgcccacctcaggctcccaaagtgctgggattacaggcgccagccacggCACCAGCCTCTGCTttctccttgacctcccaaagcccTTAGCATCCTCAGTGACCTGCCTCTGACCCCTGATTTTCCATTTTGCCGTCTCAATCCCTttgctcttccctcttcctttacTCGCTGGTGACCTGGGAATTCTCACTTTGACCAGTAGCCTGCGTTTTCTATGGCTTCTGGCCCCCTGGTTCACGAGCTGTGACCCCCTCTTGATTCCTGACTCCAGGACCGTGGCCTCTGAATGCTCTGTGGCCCCTGAGATCCACCTAAGATTCATGGCCTCAGACCGCCCTGGGTCATGCGATCCTCTGGATATGACCCTCACTCCCCCAGCTGACTTGTGCCCTGTGCCCTCCCGctccctcttctcctctctgCTTGGGGCCTCCAGGGTACCTCCTGGAGCGGAAGAAGAAGGGCTCTCAGCGCTGGATGAAGCTGAACTTTGAGGTCTTCACGGAGACCACCTATGAGTCCACCAAGATGATCGAGGGCATCCTGTATGAGATGCGTGTCTTCGCCGTCAATGCCATAGGGGTCTCCCAGCCCAGCATGAACACCAAGCCTTTCATGCCTATTGGTAATGTCCCCCCTCACTCTGATCCATCAACCCCGTCCACCTCTGGCCCATCTTTTGCCCGTCATCAGTCTCTGACCCTACACCCTGGCCTTCTGACCAATCATTCTACCTCTGACCCCTGCCCCTTCCTGCTGGCCCCTGACCCCTCATTCCCCCCATATCCTCTTTTTTCTGGATGCTTCCAGCACCCACGAGTGAACCCCTGCACCTGATAGTGGAGGATGTGACAGacaccaccaccacactcaagTGGAGGCCTCCGAACAGGATCGGGGCAGGCGGCATCGATGGGTACCTGGTGGAGTACTGCCTGGAAGGCTGTGAGTGATCCTGGCAGGCCTGGTGGGGGTGGTGGCTAGCACAGGTGGGTGTCCAGTCCAGGGAGCTGAAAATAGCACCGTGCAGGGAGGGAGGTAGgtgcagggagggaggtgggtgcagggagggaggtgggtgcagggagggaggtgggtgCAGTGGTCTGCTCGTGTTTTTTGTCTGTACTGTCATAAGTCCCCGGACGGGACCCCCAGTGACTAgtgtttctctcccttcttcccttctacACCCATCCTCCAGACAGCAGTGACTTTCTGTCCATTCCATCTGTCCTTCCATCccccatttatcttttttcttttacctctatgacttcttctttcttctattcatttatccatctaaCCAATCTTTCCTTCATCCATCTTaacatccacccatccatccatctgtccatctatctgtCCACCTGTCtgtatatccatccatccatatttccatccatctgtccatccatccatccatccatccatccatatttccatccatctgtccatccatccatccatccatccatccatccaaccatccatatttccatccacccacccacccacccatatttccatctatctatccattcatccatccatttatccacccatccacccacccatccatatttccatctatccatccacccatccctccattcatccatctgtccacctgtccatcatccatccatccatccatccatccatccatctatccatccttctgtccatccatccatccatccatccatccatatttccatccatctatccatccatattTCCATCTACCAACCCACCCACCCATatttccatctatctatccatccatccatccatttatccgtccatccacccacccatccatatttccatccatccatccatccatccatcccttcatTCGTCCATCTgtcccccatccatccatccatccatccatccatccatccgtctatcCATCCTtctgtccacccatccatctgtccatccatccattcatccatccatccaatcatccatccatccatccatagtTCCTTCCTtcgtttttctctctctctctctctttttttttttttttgagatgcagtcttgctctgtcgcccaggctagaattcagtggtgcgatctcggctcactgcaagctctgcctcccaggttcacggcattctcctgcctcagcctcccaggtagctgggactacaggcacctgccaccacgcctggctaattttgtgtgtgtgtgtgtgtgtgtgtgtgtatttttagtagagacggggtttcactgtgttagccaggatggtcttgatctcctgacctcgtgatccacccacctcggcctcccaaagtgctgggattacaggtgtgagccgcggCGCccaaccttctctctcttttttaatttttgagacaggatctcactctgtcatccaggctggagtgcaatggcacaattatagctcactgcagcctcaatctcctggactcaagtgatcttcccacctcagcttctcaagtagctgagactgcaagcatgtgccaccacaccttgctaattttttgattttttgtagacacagggtctcaccatgttgcccaggctggtctcaaactcttgggctcaagccatctgtcCACCTTagtttcccaaactgctgggattacaggtgtgagccgccgtgcccgacccctttttcccttttattgctccctttttccctttctctctgtcctctctcccttccttccctcctgcttGGCATTCACTTGTCTAcccagtcatccatccatccatccttctatccatctgAAAGTCGTTTGAatcatccaaccatccattcaggaacattttttttttttgagacagagtctcactctattgcccaggctggactgcaatgacacaatctcactgcaacctccggctcctgggttcaagtgattctcctgcctcagcctcctgagtagctgggattacatgcacccaccacaatgcccaggtagtttttgtatttttagtagagatggagtttcaccttgctggccaggctggtctcgaaccctgacctcgtcgtgatccacctgcctcggtctcccaaagtgctgagattacaggcgtgagccactgcacccggcccagtaTCATTTTTTCATCCATATATCTATCTCTTCACCACTatctttgcttctttccttctttctacctGTATAGCCATCCCACCATCTGTCCACCTAACTAGCCATTGTCTTTCTGCCTTTCCATTTGTCATCTGTACCTCCATACATCCACTCTCCATCCTCCACCAAACAAACATTCGCTGAGCACTGACTTGTGTCCGGCCCAGCGCCATGGCTATGGAGATGTCTCAGACACAGCCATCTCTCTGGGAGAACAGACGAGATCACCTCGACACAATATCCCCGGCCTTAAAGTCAGACAGATGGGGTTCCAACCCTGCCCCTCCACTGTCTAACTGTGTGTCCTTGGGtgagtctctgagcctcagtctcttcatctaaCCATGGCGAAGACAGTTCTCATCTTGACAGGGTACAGTGACGATGAACTTGAGAATGCATGGAAAGGAGGGATGGTTGAACCCTCATcagcttcctccctcctcctctcctccatgTTCTTTACCCCATTCCTCCCTGTCTGGCTGCTCCCACCCTGACGTTTCAGAAGCCAGCTTGTTAgagttcactctgttgattgctgCTTTGAGCCAACAACCATGAGTTTCCCAGCCCACGGCCATAAACCCAAGACAGAAAGGCATGTAACAAAAAGCAGGCAATGTGAAGAGCTCTGACCGTGTCCTCAGCCCGCCCTCCCAGACACCCACCTGGCTGTGCCCTCAGACAGCGCCACGATCCCTGTTCCTCTGTGCCAGCCTCGCAGGAGAGCAGAGCTTGAGAGCGTGCTGGAGTCAGACAGGCTTGGGTTTAACATCCTAGTCCACGGAGCCTGAGCTGTGtgtccaggcaggtctcgaactcctggacttgagagatcctcctgccttggcttcccaaagtgctgggattacaggcatgagccattgcacccggggaaagttttgtttgtttttttgttttgtttagttttgtttttttgtttttgacagagtctcgctctgttgcccaggctggaacgcaatggggtgatctcggctcactgcaacctctgcctcccaggttcaagcgattctcctgcctcagcctcccgagtagctgggattacagttgcctgtcaccttgcccggctaattattgtagttttagtagagacagggtcttgccatgttggccaggctggtctcgaactcctggactcaagtgatctgcccacctctgcctcccaaagtgctgggattacaagcatgagccaccgcctccAGTTGAAAGTTCTTTAACCTCTCTGGTCCTCATCCTAACATGTTAGGGATGGTTTCTCACCCCTAACATGGGGATAGCACAGCGTTGAGGTAAGAATTAATGaacaatgcctgtaatcccagcactttgggaggccgaggtgggtggatcacgaggtcaggtgatcctggccaacatggcgaaaccccatctctactaaaaatacaaaaattagcagggcatggtggtgcgcacctgtaatcccggctactcaggaggctgaggcaggagaatcacttgaacccaggaggcggaggttgcagtgagtcaagatctcgccattgcactccagcctggcgacagggcgagactccgtctaaaaaaaaaaagaaggccgggcgcggtggctcaagcctgtaatcccagcactttgggaggccgagacgggcggatcacgaggtcaggagatcgagaccatcctggctaacccggtgaaaccccgtctctactaaaaaatacaaaaaactagccgggcgaggtggcgggcgcctgtagtcccagctactcgggaggctgaggcaggagaatggcgtgaacccgggaggcggagcttgcagtgagctgagatccggccactgcactccagcctgggcggcagagtgagactccgtctcaaaaaaaaaaaaaaaaaaaaaaaaaaaaagaattaatgagcGAACAGATGTGCCACCCTTAGAACCTGGCCATGATGAATGCTTAACTAGcgccagctgctgctgctgcttctgctagGAACTTGCCCAGTTCTCACTCGCTGCGTGGGGCCCAAATCCCCGGGAGAAACGGGagcggagggtgggaggagggcatGAGATCCGCCAGCAGGGCCTCTCTCCCCAGCGGACGAATGGGTCTCTGCCAACACGGAGCCCGTGGAGCGCTGCGGCTTTACCGTCAAGAATCTCCCGACCGGAGCCAGAATCCTCTTCCGAGTCGTTGGGGTCAACATCGCGGGGCGCAGCGAGCCGGCCACCCTGGCCCAGCCGGTCACCATCAGGGAGATTGCGGGTGCGTGGCCCCTGACCCTGCGCTCCGAAAGACCAAGCTGGCGTCGTCCCGCCTGCCCTTTCCGTGTCGTCGACAGGACCTCCCCAGACAGTCTCATCGCCATTGGCCCCTGGAATGTGCCCCGGCCCCCCGCTGAGCCCCCTCCCTGTGTTTGCGCCCTCAGAGCCACCCAAGATCCGGCTCCCCCGCCACCTCCGCCAGACCTACATCCGCAAAGTGGGAGAGCAGCTCAACCTTGTCATCCCCTTCCAGGTCAGGGGAGCGGGGTCAGGGGCCCGGGGTCCGCTCCTGCCGCAAGCCCCCTTTGTGCGGGTGGAGCCCCGCTGACCCCGCCCCGCCCTCTCCCCGCAGGGAAAGCCCCGGCCCCAGGTGGTGTGGACCAAGGGCGGCGCCCCGGTGGACACCTCCCGCGTGCACGTGCGGACCAGCGACTTCGACACCGTGTTCTTCGTGCGCCAGGCGGCCCGCTCCGACTCCGGGGAGTACGAGCTGAGCGTGCAGATCGAGAACATGAAGGACACCGCCACCATCCACATCCGCGTCGTGGGTGCGCGCGCTGGGGAGGGCCCCTGGTGGTCGggaggggcagggatggggagCGATGCGGGAGGAGGTGAGTTGAGGTGTGGGAGAGGAGGT comes from Macaca fascicularis isolate 582-1 chromosome 19, T2T-MFA8v1.1 and encodes:
- the MYBPC2 gene encoding myosin-binding protein C, fast-type isoform X2: MPEAKPAAKKAPKGKDAPKEAPKEAAPKEAPAEAPKEAPPEDQSPTVEEPTGIFLKKPDSVSVETGKDTVIVAKVNGKELPGKPTIKWFKGKWLELGSKSGARFSFKESHDSASNVYTVELHIGKVVLGDRGDYRLEVKAKDTCDSCGFNIDVEAPRQDASGQSLESFKRMGEGKSDTAGELDFSGLLKKREVVEEEKKKKKKDDDDLGIPPEIWELLKGAKKSEYEKIAFQYGITDLRGMLKRLKKAKVEVKKSAAFTKKLDPAYQVDRGNKIKLMVEISDPDLPLKWFKNGQEIKPSSKYVFENVGKKRILTINKCTLADDAAYEVAVKDEKCFTELFVKEPPVLIITPLEDQQVFVGDRVEMAVEVSEEGAQVMWMKDGVELTREDSFKARYRFKKDGKRHILIYSDVTQEDGGHYQVMTNGGQCEAELIVEEKQLEVLQDIADLTVKAAEQAVFKCEVSDEKVTGKWYKNGIEVRPSKRITISHVGRFHKLVIDDVRPEDEGDYTFVPDGYALSLSAKLNFLEIKVEYVPKQEPPKIHLDCSGKTSENAIVVVAGNKLRLDVSITGEPPPVATWLKGDEVFTTTEGRVRIEKRADSSSFVIESAERTDEGRYTIKVTNPVGEDVASIFLRVVDVPDPPEAVRITSVGEDWAILVWEPPKYDGGKPVTGYLLERKKKGSQRWMKLNFEVFTETTYESTKMIEGILYEMRVFAVNAIGVSQPSMNTKPFMPIAPTSEPLHLIVEDVTDTTTTLKWRPPNRIGAGGIDGYLVEYCLEGYSSDFLSIPSVLPSPIYLFSFTSMTSSFFYSFIHLTNLSFIHLNIHPSIHLSIYLSTCLYIHPSIFPSICPSIHPSIHPYFHPSVHPSIHPSIHPTIHISIHPPTHPYFHLSIHSSIHLSTHPPTHPYFHLSIHPSLHSSICPPVHHPSIHPSIHPSIHPSVHPSIHPSIHISIHLSIHISIYQPTHPYFHLSIHPSIHLSVHPPTHPYFHPSIHPSIPSFVHLSPIHPSIHPSIHPSIHPSVHPSICPSIHSSIHPIIHPSIHSSFLRFSLSLSLFFFF